The DNA window gCAGGCCAAGCTCACGCATGCTGGCCTTCAGAGTCTGTCCCAATATCTGCAACCCCTTCGAGTGACGCGACAGTTTGAAGATACGAAATACCCTGACCAGACGGATGACACGCAGGATGGCCAAAGACATGGCCTGCTGATTTCCTTGGTTGTCCTCAGGACGCTCTGCCAACTCTGTGCCCAGAGTGATGAAGTAGGGTATAATGGCCACAATATCGATGATGTTCATGATGTTGCCAAAAAATCCGGCTTTGCTGGGGCAAGCAAAGAACCTGACTAAGAACTCAAAGGAGAACCAGATGATGCATAGTGTCTCTACGATGAAGAAGGGATCTGTGAAGTATGAGCTTTCGTTGATCTCAGTGGTGTTGGAGATGGAATATAAATGGCTGTAGGGCTTGACATTCTTATCTTGAAAAACTGGCAGTGTTTCGAGACAAAAGCTGACAATAGAGATGAGGATGACCATGACAGAGATGATGGCAATGATACGTGCGGCACCTGAGCTCTCTGGGTACTCAAACAGGAGCCACACCTGTCTTTGAAACTCATTATCGGGCAGCGGACGCTCCTCTTCCTTTATAAATCCCTCATCCTCCCTGAAAATCTCCATGGCCTCCTCGCCCAGTTCATAAAACCGGATCTCCTCGGAAAATATGTCAATGGGCACATTAACAGGCCGGCGCAGGCGCCCTCCTGACTGATAGTAATATAGGATGGCGTCAAAACTGGGACGATTCCGGTCGAAAAAGTACTCATTCCGTAGAGGATCAAAGTACTTCATCCTTTTCTTGGGATCCCCCAACAGTGTTTCTGGAAACTGGGAGAGGGTTCTGAGCTGCGTCTCAAAACGCATGCCCGAGATGTTGATAACGACCCTCTCGCAGCACTCATGATCTGGCTCTGGGTCGTAGTGGTCATGGGGCTGACCAGGATGTGCCACCGCCTCGTCCGCGGTATCCCCGGTGGCAACAGTCATGCTGGAAGGAGATCAGATTTGCAGGTTTCAAGCAGGCGGGAGCCACGAGTGACAGCAGGACGAGGCCTCTTGAGGGTTTAGCAGAACTGGTGCTGAAGAGCTAAATGGCAAGAAAGAAAACATGGAACACTGCAACGGTGAAAAACAAAGGCCTTTTTCCACAGCAACCATTTGACATTGCAGCGTAAAGATGCTGTAATGATACTAATTAAGATCAGTTCTTTTCAGTCGGAGGGAGTCAGTGTGCAATGCTGCTCAGTGGAAATAGTCTTGCTTGATAAATACTAAGACAAAATTTAGCCTGTGATTTTAGTTTAATACTAGAAAGAGGGCAGACCTCATCCAAGCAGATCTTACACCCAAAACTAATACTCCAATTATTTGAAATACCTTCACAGAGTTTGTCTGCTACTGCTCGTCTTGTATTCGGGGATATAGCCTCTGTCAAAGACTATAATGTTGATTAGAGAATCGAAGCACTTGGACAGAGTTGTCTACCTATAATGGAAGTCATTCCACTTTAAACTAGCTGCAGGGAAGCCACTACTGCTGCTCATCAGTAGTCTAGCATATACTGCAAAGGCATATAGGCAGTAGTGATATAAAGTTAAAAGAaatagtaggttgctttatgatgaTTGGCTTTGATCCTTTGTTCTTTGTCCCATGGCCAAAATCTATTGAAAATCTCAAAAAGTTATCACATAATGTGATAATCATCTAAATCACAGGCAGGCTATCTCAAAGACTAAAATTGCTCTGCACAAATGTAACCTTTCAAAGCAGCACGGCTCAAAACAAGGGTGGAGGCCAGAGGTATAAAGTGATTTGGCTCCACCGTGTCTATCTGTATTAGGTTATGAGTTCCCTCTCTTATGCAGAATCAATATGCTGGCCTGTCACGGTATCATCTCTTGCAGGGTGGAATTACAACCAACAAATTTGGTTACATGCTGAGTGCTCCATCCACTAATATCAAAGACATGACATTATTTTATGTCCACTGAGAAATTTTGCTTCTAAACtaacaaatgcaaaaaatatttgtgtttcaTATTAGGCGACATTTCCGTGTATCCTGTGGCTAATCAGACCGTTTCAGTGACTTTACATAGTAAGAAAAAGAGCAAGTCTTACCTTCCCGGTGTTTTGCGCTTGGTCACTGTGTGTCCGGCTGCGTATCCAGCAGCGTCTGTCCACCTCCCCCCCCACGTTTGGAGCGGTTTATTAGTTCCCGTGGTTCTGCAGCAACGCGTCAGTGGGAGTGGAAGAGAGTCACAAAGCGAGATATTGTATAAGTTAAATTCTTCAACAGAAACCACGCATGGTGTGATACAGTTGGCTACAGGTTGAAGCCGATGACGACTTCTCTACTTCAACAACAAAACGCTGCGGCGACGGCGAAGACGAGCCCCCCCACCAGCCTGGGTGTCTGCACCGGGCTGCAGGATTTGGGTGTTCATCAAATGAGAAACCGGTTGCATGATGCCCTGTGTTTCACAAGTTGCTGtttattaaccccccccccccccccccccctctcacacacacacacacacacacacacagttgacgTGACATTGTCGCGTTTGTTCCACCATTTTTCATGATGGAGATTACTGATGCACATTCGCAGATGGGAGCTTGCGCTAACGACAAGTAACAGCCCATCTTATGACGCTGTAACGGGATGTAAtctgcattttaatttgtttccaTTCATTTCAGACAAGTTTCCGCGCTGCGCGTATGAGTTTGGTTGGAGCGGCAGGTGCCAGGCGCGTTCGTTTCCGCGCAGTGTTAATTCGCGCTCCCGTCGACTTCtacaaaagcagcagagaatcACGAAACAATTTCAGATTTCGACGTGCGGGAATTCACCTTGATTCGGATGGAGCACTACCGAATTTAGTTCTGCCTTGTTTGTCTCTCCTGGCAACGCGCATGGCGGCCGTCAATCCTCCGCTTCATGTTTGTCCGTCTCCCCCTTTTTAACGAATATGTCCTGCGGGTGTGTCGTCTCGCCCAATTATCCTCGCCATATCTCTCATATTTCACCATAGTTCACGACAGTTGAGATGTgcgagctgcagaggagcatcTCACCGCCGCGCCCCCACCCCACTCCTCTACACTCCATCCTCACATTAAAGGAGAAGCGCCGTCGACTAAAGGGTGGACACACCCGCAGACGGAGAGCGAGCGTCTCCGGAGAGAAGCaagagttaaaaaaataaagagaaaaaaaaatcatttcaaggGAGAAAATGACAACACGATGCTGGAGAAATCTCCCCAAAAAGGTCTCTGATGCTGAGATTTTGACCAAGAAGAAGGTGAATGAGAATATAAATGCGAATATAAATCGATTATACTGACCTGTTGAGGGACGATGCTTTTAAGTATATTTATTGACTGAAAGCATCTCCATTTGATGCActtgacatctttaaaacacaggaaacggCAGGGATGCTTTTCAATGTCATCCTGAAAGTTACTCTGACATTTCCAGTCATCAGCCATCTTTAACTCACCGCACGAACCTGACCTCTCTGGAATATGCATGAAAACCTTTTGGTGGAACCGCTACTCTAGATATAGATAGAACCCTCTGCTCTAGATATCTGTGTGAGCATCATATTTACTGGTGAAATTCCACATCACTGGAAAGGTTTTTGTCCATGCAAGAAAAGAGTTTCCTATTTTCGCCACCCTTGACATCATCACCTCCCATCTTTCATCATGGTGGTATGCGTTCTTTATAAGCCAGTtgcagagaaaagagggaaattTTCTGATTTAAGTTAAAACAATGAGGCCTGAGAGCATCTCCAAAAACATCGTGACGCTAAAAGCATCAGCAGCCCCCAAAACGGCGGCTGTTCATGATATAAGCATTTCTGACTAAGGCACAAAATGCAAACAAGGTGGCTCTCGTCCCACCTTCTGTCATTTTCACACGTGCCCATCTTTGATGTGACGTGCACTCCtccaattaaaatgtcaaacgTGCTGATTAACATGACAGCATTCATCCACAGAGACTGTAACTCTTCCAACTGCAGGGTTTCAATAAATCGACCCTTTAAAATAAACAGGGTTGAGTTACAACCAGGAATTCTTTCATTGCCCATCTGTCAATGTAAATGAAGAGGGACCAGGTCCAAACTGAGAGAGCTGGGATCCCCAATGAGTCAAGATTCACCATCCTACACATTCACGGTGATCGACAAATCCTCACGAtcggggaggatggaggggggatgCAGATGAGCTACGGTCTGATTAAATTCTGGAATTATGTTGTCTCTGCAGCCGTTCTACACAAGCTGCATGCAATTGTTTTATATAGGCATGTGTTTGGACTGCATTAAGCATTCAGCCAGTTCTCATCGTCACCTCTCCAGTTTCCCTCTAACCTTCAGGTCGTGCCCAGTCACAGAACACCCTCATCGATTCGGTTTTGTGTTGAGCTGAGCAGGAACCTGAGCAAGCCGTTCCCTTTGAACCGCATTTATTAATcaatttcctttaaaataacCTCTATGCGATCTCTTCAGATGGGACGCTCTctgcaggaaaaagagaaaacattgaTCATAATATAAATTCTCTTTAGCCGCGTCCACTTGATGGCTGATGTTATTGAGGTGTTCACGGTCACCTGCCCACCTCGAGGCTCCATCTTTGTCGGCGCAGCAGAAATGCGCTGAAGTGAAGCAGGAGGCGTGTGAGTAGGATGCAGAAGGAGAGGACAAGGTGATATCGCAGGAGACTGCAGGGGAGGAGGTTTGTCCCGAGTGACCTttgctggtgctgcagcaggtgaTCTGTCACTTTTACAGCAGCACTCTCACTGACTCGCCGCTCCGCGCGGCTACCCTTCACAGGACATTGCATTGATTTCCATTCATTGGCTGTGCCCTGAACCTGGAGGTAAACTTGTAGGAGAAACCTGAAAGCCAAATCAGTACCTTCCTCTGCACCTGCACATCTTTGGTCCTCATAAGGTCAGTATGATTTTGCCAGGATAAGCTtgtgaacaaaaacaaacaacttctGTGTTTATTAATCAGTCCAGACATCATTTGAATATAAGAACAGTCTCATTCCCACATGTTCACCGCTGTATTATCATTTAATCCTCTCTCAGCCGCTCATCCCTCATTTTGTCACCTCATTTCATTCATGCTGGGCTCCCCTTATATGACAGTTGCCCTTGGGAGTTATTTAACTGCAATACTGAGAGTGATGATGCTGATTATAATCGCTGCTTTCACAAGAAATATGCCCACGTTATCTGTTGATATTGAAGGCTAAAGTTTAACACACActggctcctggtgacacaAGCAGACGCAGACGCCGAGTGTTTGACATCACCAACCGACGTGCTAAGCTCTCCCTGACAAGGCACAGACTCTTCTGCATTAGTGGCTGACGTGTTAAACTTTTCACGGAGACTTTTCATTTTTCCCGGTGGCCCGGGGCTGCATAGCTTGAGGTATGCCTCAGTACTGGTCCACTTTCCAACGACGCACACATTGCTAAAGGCATTTGAAACTGACGTGAACGCTAATCCCCATGTGCCTCGTCTGAGGACACGTAACACCGAGTAGCGTTAATGGTGGAATGTCCAGCACCTTTTTGAGTGCCAGGTCAGCTGGAGAGCTGCATCACCCACAAGTGCTTTCATTCAAAAGTTAGGCTGAATAAATTAGCCTGTCTGCTATCAGAGTGATGTGACATTCTTCAGGCAGTTTGCAGCATTTGCTGCGACGGTGAATACATACGTTGTGCCTGCATGTCTGCCAGTTACCCAAGACCCCCAGTGTCTCTTATATGGACCTCCTGGCAGCTCCCACTTGTTGCACTTGCAGCACCACTGGGTCCATCTGTGTTCCAACAGGTCAATGGGAGCAGTTGGATCGTAGACCTCAGATCCCCAATTCTTGTCATCCCCGTTCATTTGACACAAACCATTATAAATTCTGTGCGGAGTAAAAAGAGACGTTTGTGTGAGAGTTAACAACAGTCCAtttcacacaaacatacacacacgcacacacacacgcacacacacagacagaggatGTGTGCAGGGCTCTAGctgttttctcatttcctgttgttgttctgAGGATTTCAGAGAAAATGAGCCTTTAATGATGACACATATTCCTACAGAATAACTATGAAACTGAGGTGAAATACGAGTCATTCCAATGATATCAACCGGTGTTTAGAAGATGCATCAGAATTGCAGTGAATCTATTTGGAAGGTCTTAATTAGGCTTTTATATCACTCACCACAGTACAGTTATTTAACTTGCTAAGTCATAAAAACAAACTCTCACAGGTTCCACATGAATAATCATTCGCAGGTGCATTTAAATCTCCTAAATCTGATCACATCATCCCTAATGAAGTATTTAACTGATTTCCTCAATTCTCACTAGACTACATTCTCTCGTTATCTTTATgccatttctttgtcttttctgcACGCTTCAAGTCGCTGATTGCTGTATAACAAACACAATCCCATAGTTTTCATTTGGCCTCCAGGGTTTCTTCTGAATTCCGACTCCACCTTTTTGCCATCAGCCTTCCGGGACCTCCCAGCACTTGCAGGATTTGGCAGAACAGTGTTGTGTCTGCAGATTTAAGTTGACCACAAAGTCATGCAGACAATTTTGGGTGAACTCCAGCTCTCAAAGCTTCAGATACCTTGGAGGTGTAGTCATAAATTTGCAGTCATAAATGTCTCGGTGGCCTCCTTCTCTCAGATTAACAGCGCGACCAGCTCCAGGCAGATTTACACATGTTccatattttaaaagaattaaaGGAATATTGAGCATAGGGAGGGTCTGTATGTACCTTTGTTGTGAAGAAGAAGGGATTTTAATAAACACCATGTGTATATTTATGCGAattccatttgtttttgtctAATATCGATTTTACAGTCTTGAAAAAATCTGTTCAAAAATTCAGACCAGATCATGTTGGAAGATGACTTAAACAAGTTAGATTCTTGTAGCCACGAGAGATAGCAAAGTTATTAGCAAGCTGGTGGGTTTACTGGAGTAATAAAGCACACTCTGGTACACAAGATGACACAATGATGGCCGCGAAGCTCTGGTAGAATGTTAATATTTACCTCCTCAGCACAGGGACCAAATTAAGTTTTCCACTGGAGTCAAACGCGGATCAGATCTCTTAAAATTCCAGTCATGTGGTAAAGAGCACAGCCTAACAGGAGGCTCTTCAATCTGAAAGCAAGCCGGTGCCCCAACACAAAAGACGAGAGAGCGCTTTTACACTTTCTAAAGAGTTGCGTAACGTATATGGAATGGTATTAACGATCAATAGATGCGACACATAAAACACTTTTGGTCGTTGTGTATACGAGAATCTGTACATCATCTGTATgttgagcaaaaaaaaaaagtttctgtcACTTTTCAAATGATCTCTTGTGGCGAATTGGGAACAAAACACTACTGTTGGCTGGTTAAAGACTGGTGTGTGCAGTAGACACTGGGACCAGTGTCTCCAGGGTATTCATGCTCTAATTAATAGTGGAAAGTTCAGATACCCTCGCAGACATTTATGGGTACATTCATGGGTACATTCTCTCAAAAAGTGAATGAAAACAGTGCGGTTCCTCATAACGGATCTCTTTATATGAGTCATGTTTAAGACAGCACACCAGAACACAGAACAAATACAGGTCTGTAGCCACTGCCCTGACAAAGATGCCCCATCCCAGCAATAACACCAGTGCACCTTGGAATACAAGCGCGTCATTCACAGGCATGTGTTCACATGTGTCTATGTTTGGATGCGCGTACATGTCTCACTTTTTGTTCTCCATGTCAAGGCAAAGCACATATAAAAGACTGTCTCACATATTAGTaatacagaacacacacagctaaaaaaGGCATATGGCTAACAGTCTTTCATTTGTCACAGTTTTATATCAGAAAACCACAGGTTGATCTCAGTCTTTGCCACTTTGGACTTGAAGCAAGAGCTGTTTTTCAGTAAATGTCTGTAATGAATATCATTACCCAGAACTATAAATGCAGAATGTACAAAAACCATGTCCAGGGGTGAGATGTGCTTTGTAAATTGCTGGCTGTTTCCTGAATCTGTCCGTTTGAATGTTACAGAGAGCGAAGAAAGTCCGACACGCACTTCTGGCTCTTTTGCCTCGTGATGGCTAAACTCACAAGGTGTCAGCTCCAGACAAAGCTGCTGCTACAATACTGTCAGTGAGGGTTTCTGTACTTCTGGTTAGGTTTTTCTGTTGCGTACGTTGGCCTTTGAATCGGCCCGTGGGCGAATTCTGCTAGGCACCTCTTGTTAAAGGGGCAAGTTTGAGGGCGTGGGCCAGGGTGGAGGGAAGAACTGATCCAATGGGAGGCATTTCTTAAATCTTTGGCCCATCGGCCCAACCGGAAGACCAGAATCATTGCATTCCTAAAAGAAAGAAGATAGTGGCAATGAAAAATATTATACATAACCGAAATGGCTATGAACAAATGTAGTCCTTGTTGATTTACTTTAATGTGAAGTCAGCTCATTGGACTCATCAGGGGCTCCAAGAGGTCTGTGCAAAAACCCAACTACtacctggagaggagagaagacaaaaggaggggaagaacatgaagaaagaaggaggggaaagaagatgaagaaagaagagggaaaactgTTAGATCTCAGCCCCACATAGGCTTCAGTGCTCTTCTTAGCACCTCATCCACAGCCGTCCATATTCCATTTGTGATCAACCATTACTTGCTCCATTCTGGGTCAGTGACTGGGTGAGAGGCACCAACACAACCACCAGTCTCAGGGTACACAACCGGATGCTGCTTAGAGCCTCCAATCCACCAACTGTATATTTCTCCAGCAAAATATCCAGGAAAACCCATGCAAGAGAGAAAATAACTGGATTGCAGGCCCCATTCCAGGGCATCATGAAGCAGCAGCGACTAGAGTCATGACTGTTTTTTGTTGGTTGGAATAATATTTtaattagtattagtattagtacaagtagtagtagtattagtagttgCACTGTTAATAGTATTTGTGGTCATTTCTGATGATTGCCTCTGATAATCAGCTGGGTCATCAGATTTTCTTGCATATGTAACACTCACATTTGCTGATGATCAGGGATGGATAACCCAAAATTTAATGATGTTAAAACTGATCGATAGGGCTCTATTGCGTCTGTATTTTTGTCTCCAAAGATCCACCCTGCTCACATGCAAGAAAATAGCTTTCAGCTCTGGCAATGATAAACAGGTCCATCCTATTGTTCCATCATCTATTTGTCTGCCTGATGGATAGACCAGGGTTTCCCCTGGCTGGGGCTTTTATGGGAGTGGAGAATGAGTAGGCTATTTAGCTGATGACTTGCGTGGAGTTTTCTGCTTTGAACGTCTGAAGTCAAGGTCAGGGGTTAAAATGGAAAGCAATAATCTATAAAGAGTTCATTCCCAAGTTGCCATTAGCGGTTAACAGTTGGTGAGACCACCCTGATTATTACCGTCAAACAGGTAAAAATGCTGTGCCAGCACATGTGTgtggacacacagacagcaaGATTAACTATCATCTGAAAATCCTCGCCTAATAGATTCTTTAGCTTGCTTTTATATGCATTTTATCTTCTTTCAACCCTCACTTGTGCTTCAGAAGAAGTAATTATCCTGAGGTAGATGTAAAATATGAATTTCAGGAGCACTGTGTCAAAGTGGACAGAGAACATTTTCAGTAATGGCAATACTGGAGAAATAAAGGGAGACAGAGGCACTTTAACCAATTAAATTACAGTCACGCACATTCAAAAGTCAGTGTCTACAACTTTAGGAGCTAGGTTCAAGAGactatttatataaaaatgaatCCAATTCAAATCTATTTATTGGTGCAATATAACCTAATTTTGCTGTCTCAACAATTATAATGAATATTACAATAATGTGCTCTGTAATCGCCGgtgccagcagggggcaacCCAAGGACATGATTAGTAGTATGGATGCCCTTCAGGTAAATCAGTTGAAGGCATCACGATATTATTCTAGGGTTATCATGGAAAGGACTCAGGAAACAACAGCTCTCTTTCACTTGCATTACATTGTAATCTATTGACAATAATAGCAAAACAGACAGAAGTGGAATTCACAATACTCACCGGTTGGATCAGTGGGAGAACAGTGACCTCTGCTGGGAGCCAGAGGTAGCGCACGCCAGACTGAAGCGACGTGCTCCCAGTACATTCATAATTCCTCACGCCGTCTGAGTTGTGCCTGGCCCATTTTCACTTGGTGGCGGTAATTGATGCGCGGTTCCTACTCCAGCTCTTTTCTGTTTCAAAAGTCACTGGTTCAGCTTTTGTTGGTGGGCGCTGCTGGTGCTCGTCTTGCAATTTCACGCACGCACCGAACAGTCTTTATTGTAGACTGAAGACGGGGAAAATCTCGGCTTCCAGGCCATCTGGGAGGTTACTGTGGAAACTAGGATGCCATGGCAACTGTGACCGGGGTTACCCAGGAAACCGGCGTCACCATGGAGATTGCCTCACAGCAGGCTATATTTGAGAAATCCGAGGAGAAGCACGCTCCATCTTTGATCGCTGCTTGTGCGTGAATGAGcgctgtgtctctctgtctcacgTGTGCACCGATAATGAGACGCCGACAGTCGGCTGGCCTCTCTGTTTATGTTTTACGCAATACACTTCACACGCAGGAATCCGATTATTCTTATAGACAGTATAGCATTTGGACTATATCGACTTTAACGCACACTAAAGGCATAGCACAGAAAGGTCTGATTGAATAGTATATGCAGAACTTTGTTTTTCAGACATCACATGTGTTTAAACACAGACAGATTTAAATGGTCTACACAGGCTATATGACTGACCAACCACGACATGTCAATGGGTCTAGTTCGAGTAGAATTTTCACTaatttttcacagtttttaaGCTTCTACTACTGCTGTGGCGATAAACTGGCTATTGAACGACGCACAACAGGTTCTTTACTCCGGAACAGAGGACCGGAGACGTCAACGAGCTCTTTGTCTGCCCGCGTCGTTAAAACGACACCGAATTATGAATTCACgtcacagaaataaaaaaaaataaaaaaaaataaactaaacaaACAGAACGATTCTTTTATCGGAGCGCGTCTGAACAGCGGGGGTTGGCTTTTCTTTCCCCGCTCTCTTTGTTTATTTCCATCTGATAGACTGCCGCTTCCACACGCTGGTGCGCAACGACGGAGCCAGCTGTGCGCCGacaacaccccccacccttccccctcccctcgtGCTCAAGGTCGTGGTTGGAAAAGCGGCTACACGTCAGTGTAGATCTTTTTGTTTATATTCACGCAGTTCTGGGAGTTGTTTTGGGCGGTGGTGGGGAAATTGGGCTGCTGCTTGAACGCGCTGTTCATGCCATGCTCCTCGATCACCATGTACTCGCTTTTGCtgagtgaggaagaggaccgggtcttcctcagctcctctgtctctgccaGAGGCTGACAGCTGCCCACGTGTAGGTACTGAGCCTGTTCCTCGCCCTCCGTCTCTCGGTGATAGAAATAGTTGAAATTGGAGACAATGACAGGGACGGGGAGGGCAATTGTGAGCACGCCCGCGATGGCGCACAGAGACCCTACAATCTTCCCCCCAATGGTCACGGGGTGCATATCCCCGTAGCCCACAGTGGTCATGGTGACAACAGCCCACCAGAACGCGTCCGGTATGCTGTTAAACCCCGAATCTGGGTCGTCTGCCTCGGCGAAGTAAACGGCGCTGGAGAAAAGAATGACACCAATAAACAGAAAGAATATAAGCAGGCCCAGCTCACGCATGCTGGCCTTCAGAGTTTGTCCTAAAATTTGAAGCCCCTTCGAGTGTCGTGACAGTTTGAAGATGCGGAACACCCGGACAAGCCGAATTACGCGCAGGATTGCTAACGACATGGCCTGCTGTCCGTTCCCCTGACGCTCCGCCAGCTCTGTACCCAGGGTGATAAAATAGGGAATTATGGCCACGATGTCGATAATGTTCATTATGTTTTTGGAGAATGTGGCTTTACTGGGGCAGGCGAAGAAGCGCACCAGCAGCTCGAAGGAGAACCAGATGATGCACAGCGTCTCCACCACAAAGAAGGGGTCTGAAAAGGTGCTGATAAAATATGGGAGCGTGCCATTTATGACAGGCGCGGCGGTGATCGGCCCCCGATTGTCGTCCCTGAACTCCGGCAGTGTCTCTAAGCAGAAGATGACAATGGAAATGAGAATGACCAGAACGGACACTATCGCGATGCCCCGTGCGGGCCCCGAGCTCTCCGGGTACTCAAACAGCAGCCACACCTGTCTCTGAAATTCATTCTCTGGCAACGGCCGctcttcctctttgatgaaCCCCTCATCCTCCCGGAACTTTTCCATCGCCTCCTCACCCAGCTCGTAGAAGCGGATCTCCTCAGAAAAAATGTCAATGGGCACGTTGACGGGTCTCCGAATGCGCCCGCCGGACTGGTAGTAGTACAGGATGGCATCGAAGCTGGGTCGGTTCCGATCGAAAAAGTATTCGTTCCTGAGGGGATCGAAGTACCTCATGCGTTTTTTGGGGTCCCCCAGCAGCGTCTCTGGAAACTGCGAGAGAGTCTTCAGCTGCGTCTCAAAGCGCAGCCCTGAGATGTTGATGACGACCCTCTCGCAGCATTCGTGGTCCGGCTCGTAGCGGTCCAGAGAGTGGTTGCCCGGCAGAGCCGCCGACTCCTCCAGCATGTTGTCACACGCCACGACTGTCATCACGTCGGCCTCCGTGTCTGTGTATCCGTGGTTCACCAGATTGTCACCACGGGCTTTGGTCACGCTCGGCGGGGGTGATTGCAGGAGGCTGAGGTGGTCGTCCATGCGCGGTTGAATACGCATCCAGGGGGCGGCCGCCTCGTCCCCTCAGCTACCGCCGGTCAACCACAGCCACCGCCAcaacctcttctcctcttcctctctcactccTCGTCTTACGATTCACTTTCACTCTCGACTGTTGTTGTTCCCGCCCACAGGGAAGATCTGGGTTTATAAACAGGCTTTCCACCCACCCACGGCGCCCCAGCGTTGGATACCTTTTACCGTCCTCCACCAATGGCAGGACCGACCGACGCAACAGACGGGCGTCATTCAACACCATCGTTTGGGCGTGCCAGCCTACCTCTGCCCCCTCTGTCCTGCAGACACTCAAGGGCAGCTACACAGCTCTTCTCCAAACAATATTTGGATATGATGTCTGTTTAAAAGACCcgggagggaaggagaaagaAATATGTCAGACTGATGAGATGAGACAAAGGAATAAAAATTAACAGCAATCGCAGGTCCAAATTTTGAGGGATGTGCACTAAACCAGCACCAATGAAGCCCCCAGGGGTATATTTTATTAATTCAACAGCTCCTTCAGTGGCTATTTTTTGTGCCACATGTTGAGCAATCATTCAACAAGTGGCCAGCTCTGGA is part of the Takifugu flavidus isolate HTHZ2018 chromosome 8, ASM371156v2, whole genome shotgun sequence genome and encodes:
- the LOC130530595 gene encoding potassium voltage-gated channel subfamily A member 2-like, which produces MTVATGDTADEAVAHPGQPHDHYDPEPDHECCERVVINISGMRFETQLRTLSQFPETLLGDPKKRMKYFDPLRNEYFFDRNRPSFDAILYYYQSGGRLRRPVNVPIDIFSEEIRFYELGEEAMEIFREDEGFIKEEERPLPDNEFQRQVWLLFEYPESSGAARIIAIISVMVILISIVSFCLETLPVFQDKNVKPYSHLYSISNTTEINESSYFTDPFFIVETLCIIWFSFEFLVRFFACPSKAGFFGNIMNIIDIVAIIPYFITLGTELAERPEDNQGNQQAMSLAILRVIRLVRVFRIFKLSRHSKGLQILGQTLKASMRELGLLIFFLFIGVILFSSAIYFAEADEPDTQFDSIPEAFWWAVVSMTTVGYGDMVPTTIGGKIVGSLCAIAGVLTIALPVPVIVSNFNYFYHRETEGEEQAQYLNIPSIPKASSADELKKSGGRCRSSSTLSKSDYVEIQEAVNHSMEDFRPEGVKRGNCTLANTNYVNITKRRTDV
- the LOC130530593 gene encoding potassium voltage-gated channel subfamily A member 3; this translates as MRIQPRMDDHLSLLQSPPPSVTKARGDNLVNHGYTDTEADVMTVVACDNMLEESAALPGNHSLDRYEPDHECCERVVINISGLRFETQLKTLSQFPETLLGDPKKRMRYFDPLRNEYFFDRNRPSFDAILYYYQSGGRIRRPVNVPIDIFSEEIRFYELGEEAMEKFREDEGFIKEEERPLPENEFQRQVWLLFEYPESSGPARGIAIVSVLVILISIVIFCLETLPEFRDDNRGPITAAPVINGTLPYFISTFSDPFFVVETLCIIWFSFELLVRFFACPSKATFSKNIMNIIDIVAIIPYFITLGTELAERQGNGQQAMSLAILRVIRLVRVFRIFKLSRHSKGLQILGQTLKASMRELGLLIFFLFIGVILFSSAVYFAEADDPDSGFNSIPDAFWWAVVTMTTVGYGDMHPVTIGGKIVGSLCAIAGVLTIALPVPVIVSNFNYFYHRETEGEEQAQYLHVGSCQPLAETEELRKTRSSSSLSKSEYMVIEEHGMNSAFKQQPNFPTTAQNNSQNCVNINKKIYTDV